A single region of the Salvia miltiorrhiza cultivar Shanhuang (shh) chromosome 8, IMPLAD_Smil_shh, whole genome shotgun sequence genome encodes:
- the LOC131002047 gene encoding CBL-interacting protein kinase 2-like, translated as METSTKKKENILMKKYEVGRMLGQGAFAKVYYGRNVRTGQSVAIKVIDKQKVVKVGLINQIKREISIMNLVRHPNIMHLEEVMATKTKIYFIMEYAKGGELFKKIVKGRLKEEAARAYFQQLIRAVDFCHSRGVYHRDLKPENLLLDENGNLKVSDFGLSALSESKRQDGLLHTTCGTPAYVSPEVISKRGYDGAKSDIWSCGVILFVMLAGHLPFHCRNLMDMYRNIAKASYKCPHWFSPEVRRLLSRIIDPNPNTRISTAKIMEHPWFKNDLSSSNARVDKQNMEFDDVIVGKPFDEANMELVRPDSLNAFNIISLSDGFDLSGLFVSRDQKSDARFTSTSSASCIVSKLEEVARRSGGLKLMNKGRGLFKLDQGPDEGTKDALSVDVEIYEIGPSYHLVEMKKSSGDLIDYEHLMKQNIRPAFEEIVWSWIGEQQHH; from the coding sequence ATGGAGACGTCGACGAAGAAGAAGGAGAACATATTGATGAAGAAATATGAAGTAGGGAGGATGTTAGGTCAAGGCGCTTTTGCCAAAGTTTACTACGGTAGGAATGTGAGAACAGGGCAGAGTGTGGCAATCAAGGTTATCGACAAGCAAAAAGTGGTGAAAGTTGGGCTCATCAATCAGATCAAACGAGAGATCTCCATCATGAACCTGGTCAGGCACCCCAACATCATGCATCTTGAGGAAGTCATGGCCACCAAGACCAAGATCTATTTCATCATGGAATACGCTAAAGGCGGCGAGCTCTTCAAGAAGATCGTCAAAGGAAGGCTCAAAGAGGAGGCTGCTAGGGCTTACTTCCAACAACTCATCCGTGCCGTTGATTTCTGCCATAGCAGAGGCGTCTACCACCGTGATCTCAAGCCGGAGAATCTCCTCTTAGACGAGAATGGGAACTTGAAGGTTTCGGATTTTGGCCTCAGTGCGCTCTCCGAGTCCAAAAGGCAGGATGGGTTGCTCCACACCACGTGTGGGACCCCGGCGTATGTCTCCCCCGAGGTCATCAGCAAAAGGGGTTACGACGGGGCAAAATCTGACATCTGGTCATGCGGGGTGATCCTCTTCGTGATGCTTGCGGGACATCTTCCCTTCCATTGCAGGAACCTCATGGATATGTATAGAAACATAGCAAAGGCAAGTTACAAGTGCCCTCATTGGTTCTCCCCTGAGGTGCGAAGACTATTGTCCAGGATTATTGATCCCAACCCTAATACGAGGATCTCTACCGCCAAGATCATGGAGCACCCGTGGTTTAAGAATGATCTGAGCAGTTCAAATGCACGAGTGGACAAGCAAAATATggaatttgatgatgttattgTTGGGAAGCCTTTTGATGAGGCCAATATGGAGCTCGTGAGGCCAGATAGTCTCAACGCGTTCAATATCATATCTCTCTCTGATGGATTCGATCTATCTGGTTTGTTTGTGAGTCGGGATCAAAAAAGTGATGCCCGCTTCACGTCCACGAGCTCGGCCTCTTGCATCGTGTCGAAGCTCGAAGAGGTTGCGCGCCGGTCCGGGGGGTTGAAGCTGATGAACAAGGGGAGAGGGTTGTTTAAACTTGACCAGGGGCCTGATGAAGGCACCAAGGATGCATTGTCCGTCGATGTAGAGATATATGAGATTGGCCCCTCCTACCATTTAGTGGAAATGAAGAAATCTAGTGGGGATTTGATAGACTATGAGCATTTGATGAAACAAAATATAAGACCTGCCTTTGAGGAAATAGTTTGGTCTTGGATAGGAGAGCAACAACATCActag
- the LOC130999624 gene encoding 5-amino-6-(5-phospho-D-ribitylamino)uracil phosphatase, chloroplastic-like has translation MENALSCTSCSLLPVTPASPLSLTPSSKLTFLRLNRASAAEEQQRRSKSLVIRNGFGSDENGQLNGFPNIPNKIFMEEVIGAEYGEGFETFRPEGPLKVDVDFLNDRMQEGFLQRIRYAMKPDEAYGLIFSWDVVADTQALKLRAWEQLASEEGKEIPNDDNVQRFLLYAGADHVLRKVLLWEKDEDDVDRLKSRLSQLYYDNLIKFSEPVEGLKEWLDALSTSRIPCAVVSSLDRKNMVDTLQRMGLKNYFQAVVSEEDGMESLAHRFLSASVKLDRKPSKCVVFEDDPRGITAAHNCTMMAIALIGTHPAYDLGQADLAVASFNELSVINLRRLFAHKGSTFMDLQKQVVEKSPPKRKLTIDTIY, from the exons ATGGAGAATGCTCTCAGCTGCACCTCTTGTTCTCTGCTACCTGTCACTCCcgcctcccctctctctcttacCCCCTCGTCTAAACTCACATTTTTG AGATTAAATCGCGCAAGCGCCGCGGAAGAGCAGCAGCGCCGGAGTAAATCTTTAGTGATTAGGAATGGTTTCGGCTCGGATGAGAATGGACAGCTTAACGGGTTCCCGAATATACCCAACAAGATTTTCATGGAGGAG GTCATTGGAGCAGAGTATGGCGAAGGTTTTGAGACATTTAGACCCGAAGGTCCCCTTAAAGTCGATGTT GATTTTTTAAATGACAGAATGCAAGAAGGTTTCCTCCAACGAATTCGCTATGCCATGAAGCCTGATGAAGCCTATGGCCTCATATTCTCTTGGGATGTTGTG GCAGATACTCAAGCCTTAAAATTGCGTGCTTGGGAACAACTTGCATCTGAAGAAG GAAAGGAGATTCCTAACGATGACAATGTACAAAGATTTTTGCTGTATGCTGGTGCTGATCATGTTCTGCGCAAG GTATTGCTTTGGGAAAAGGATGAAGATGATGTAGATAGACTGAAGTCCAGGCTCTCACAGTTATATTATGACAACCTTATCAAA TTTTCAGAACCTGTGGAAGGTCTAAAGGAATGGTTAGATGCTCTGTCTACATCTCGCATCCCTTGTGCAGTTGTTTCAAGTCTTGACCGCAAGAACATGGTTGACACTTTACAAAGGATGGgtctgaaaaattatttccag GCCGTTGTGTCGGAGGAAGATGGTATGGAGTCCCTAGCTCATAGATTCCTTTCAGCGTCTGTTAAG TTGGACAGAAAACCTTCCAAGTGTGTTGTGTTTGAGGATGACCCCAGAGGAATAACGGCTGCTCATAATTGCACGATGATGGCTATAGCTTTAATTGGTACCCATCCAGC GTATGATTTGGGGCAAGCTGACCTAGCCGTTGCTAGCTTCAATGAGCTGTCTGTGATCAATTTGCGGAGATTGTTTGCCCACAAAGGTTCGACCTTCATGGACTTGCAGAAACAAGTTGTAGAGAAATCACCTCCGAAGAGGAAGCTGACCATCGACACCATATACTGA
- the LOC130998225 gene encoding uncharacterized protein LOC130998225 produces the protein MEPREREKEWREVRKRGIDPKHVERKPARSWNRNTLNGRRDWSSNEREGTTTFFFNNIPEDCSLDFLRRKFETVAKTVDVYCPRKRDLRGRPFGFVRFQKVERSETLLEDLNKLWIGSYKVRVYKPKFERDVEKRRNEQNSVKEKKLKQIQPCTMKVYNRHAGVSFKEALTGAKDDKELDVETFQFQTTEEDLVWLNGAFTGYIKSEFLWEEVQEEINSECAGCLKLKSLGGNMVLIQSSNEQTTEENLNNLNEWRDFWLQWWRPWKSVDINYQRVVWTKWTGVPIHVWNSRFFSTASARFGLLLKIEEKTRMKERLDVAFIQMSTGFNSIGNILKCKIDGASFQIRVEEMPDNFVSPEEEERSLDEDADSECSLQDISQSPAKASIVESETEDGEGNESVTQKNGVSELETKVVETNGPFPHYSGKDKVRQVQMVSSKGTDKSSSNEPESRETEISEGSRNEKEKEFQNELEGEECDPSRVPDSLTEGVVYKKGTANRRGGGSRKKNNKSKAAENQHQVWGNFIADIESEGEMGKNGSGSRSTEADWENSDIDEDTRTWLFAKKLGLSSNHQDAVMIDQLKEQRAKAGDPKVVGDIETGF, from the coding sequence ATGGAGcctagagagagggagaaagaatGGAGAGAGGTGAGAAAAAGAGGGATTGATCCCAAACATGTCGAGAGAAAACCAGCAAGAAGCTGGAACCGGAATACTTTGAATGGGAGGAGAGATTGGAGTTCGAATGAACGTGAAGGCACTACaacctttttctttaacaacatcCCAGAGGATTGCAGCCTAGATTTTCTAAGACGTAAGTTCGAGACGGTTGCGAAGACGGTGGATGTATACTGCCCAAGGAAGAGAGATCTTCGGGGAAGACCGTTCGGTTTTGTTCGATTTCAGAAGGTGGAGAGGTCTGAGACTTTACTAGAGGACCTCAACAAACTCTGGATTGGCAGTTATAAGGTTAGAGTTTATAAGCCTAAATTCGAAAGGGATGTTGAGAAGAGAAGGAATGAGCAGAATAGCGTCaaagaaaaaaagttgaaaCAGATCCAGCCATGCACCATGAAGGTGTATAACAGGCACGCAGGTGTCTCGTTTAAGGAAGCTCTTACAGGTGCTAAAGATGATAAAGAACTTGATGTCGAGACCTTTCAGTTCCAGACGACAGAAGAAGACTTGGTTTGGCTTAATGGGGCTTTTACAGGTTACATTAAATCTGAGTTTCTCTGGGAAGAAGTTCAAGAGGAAATAAATAGTGAATGCGCAGGTTGTTTAAAGTTGAAATCCCTCGGTGGCAACATGGTCCTAATCCAAAGCAGCAATGAGCAGACGACCGAGGAAAATCTCAATAACCTCAACGAATGGAGAGACTTCTGGTTGCAGTGGTGGAGGCCTTGGAAATCTGTGGATATCAACTATCAAAGAGTTGTCTGGACTAAATGGACCGGAGTTCCGATACATGTTTGGAATTCCCGTTTCTTCAGTACGGCAAGCGCGAGGTTCGGGTTGcttctgaaaattgaagaaaaaacaagaatgaaagagagGCTGGACGTGGCTTTTATACAGATGTCTACTGGGTTCAACTCTATTGGAAACATCCTCAAATGTAAAATTGATGGTGCTTCGTTCCAAATACGGGTGGAAGAAATGCCCGATAATTTCGTTTCaccggaggaggaggagaggtCTTTGGACGAAGATGCTGACTCAGAATGTTCTTTACAAGATATCTCACAGTCTCCGGCGAAGGCTTCCATCGTCGAGTCAGAAACAGAGGACGGTGAAGGAAACGAGTCGGTTACTCAAAAAAACGGCGTCTCGGAACTTGAGACGAAGGTGGTGGAAACTAATGGCCCGTTCCCACATTACTCTGGCAAAGATAAAGTGAGACAAGTCCAGATGGTTTCCTCCAAAGGGACTGATAAATCGTCTTCAAATGAGCCAGAGAGTAGAGAAACAGAGATCAGCGAAGGGAGTAGAaacgagaaagagaaggaatttCAAAATGAACTTGAGGGGGAGGAGTGCGATCCCTCGAGGGTACCAGATTCTCTCACTGAGGGGGTTGTTTATAAGAAAGGAACGGCGAACAGAAGAGGAGGAGGTTCgaggaagaaaaataataaatcaaaagcCGCCGAAAATCAGCATCAAGTTTGGGGCAATTTCATTGCTGATATTGAATCAGAGGGTGAGATGGGCAAGAATGGAAGCGGCTCGCGATCTACTGAGGCGGATTGGGAGAATTCGGACATAGATGAAGACACAAGAACATGGCTCTTTGCCAAGAAGTTGGGTTTGTCGAGCAATCACCAAGACGCGGTCATGATCGACCAATTGAAGGAGCAAAGAGCGAAGGCAGGAGATCCGAAGGTCGTGGGTGATATTGAAACaggtttttaa